Proteins encoded in a region of the Acidobacteriota bacterium genome:
- a CDS encoding tetratricopeptide repeat protein produces the protein MSSVESVFVEVQLDRLLEQRRYAQAREVLQELFAQDPRDPVAHRWAARLALAEGSSSKARHHLRQVLSQDPADFDGRHLLFQVELQERRWAEAEEVLLGLLREEPADPDLLTNYSWLMLCTVHTQKARELQREAIRRQPDHQGARIVGALLSLVEGAGGQARREAAQLLREDPQGADRLATLFAVLINERCHREALEIGRELLRLDPGDEELVEALVELRALTHWVAWPAYPFVRWGWAASAVIWVAAMVSVRLLATVDTRAAAILAFAFIAYVIYSWTFMPILRRWLRWRGL, from the coding sequence GTGAGCTCCGTCGAATCCGTCTTCGTCGAGGTCCAGCTGGATCGGCTCCTCGAGCAGCGGCGCTACGCCCAGGCTCGGGAGGTCCTGCAGGAGCTCTTCGCCCAGGATCCCCGCGACCCCGTCGCCCATCGGTGGGCCGCCCGGCTGGCCCTCGCCGAGGGCAGCTCGAGCAAAGCGCGGCACCACCTGCGGCAAGTGCTGAGCCAGGATCCGGCGGATTTCGATGGACGTCATCTGCTCTTCCAGGTGGAGCTCCAAGAGCGCCGCTGGGCGGAGGCGGAGGAAGTGCTCCTGGGGTTGCTGCGGGAAGAGCCGGCGGACCCCGACCTGCTCACCAACTACTCCTGGTTGATGCTCTGCACCGTGCACACGCAGAAGGCGCGGGAGCTCCAGCGGGAGGCGATACGGCGGCAGCCGGACCACCAAGGGGCGCGCATCGTCGGTGCCTTGCTGAGCCTGGTGGAAGGTGCCGGCGGTCAGGCCCGCCGAGAGGCAGCGCAGCTGCTGCGGGAGGATCCCCAGGGGGCGGATCGCCTCGCCACCCTCTTCGCCGTGTTGATCAACGAACGGTGCCATCGCGAGGCCCTGGAGATCGGTCGCGAGCTGTTGCGCCTCGATCCCGGGGACGAGGAGCTGGTGGAAGCCTTGGTGGAGCTGCGGGCCTTGACCCATTGGGTGGCCTGGCCCGCCTACCCCTTCGTGCGCTGGGGCTGGGCCGCCTCGGCGGTGATCTGGGTCGCCGCCATGGTTTCCGTGCGCCTGCTGGCCACGGTGGACACCCGAGCGGCGGCGATCCTCGCCTTCGCCTTCATCGCCTACGTCATCTACTCCTGGACCTTCATGCCCATTCTGCGCCGTTGGCTGCGCTGGAGAGGACTATGA